In one window of Helianthus annuus cultivar XRQ/B chromosome 17, HanXRQr2.0-SUNRISE, whole genome shotgun sequence DNA:
- the LOC110935351 gene encoding aldehyde dehydrogenase family 2 member B4, mitochondrial-like, with protein MDVDKDDMLIAQDEIFGPVQTILKFKEVDEEIQRANATRYGLASGVFTQNLDTANTLTLFWASFILNWGEAVSMLIAHTQCVSSVFWLILDRGITPLEDGMWRQEKTH; from the exons ATGGATGTGGACAAG GATGATATGCTGATAGCTCAAGATGAGATATTTGGTCCTGTTCAAACCATCTTGAAATTCAA GGAGGTTGATGAAGAGATACAAAGGGCCAATGCGACGCGATATGGACTTGCATCGGGTGTTTTCACCCAAAACCTTGATACTGCAAATACGTTGACTCTATTTTGGGCTTCTTTTATATTGAATTGG GGAGAGGCGGTATCTATGCTTATAGCGCATACACAATGCGTATCTTCAGTTTTTTGGCTCATTCTGGATCGTGGGATCACTCCATTAGAAGATGGGATGTGGAGACAGGAAAAGACACACTAA
- the LOC118488980 gene encoding uncharacterized protein LOC118488980, with protein sequence MHPHNRAYDPSNPFAFQENNPSPPPNRPMPCPFFIHSSMPVEASYASYIGNRVFTNFPHTDDSIPTPFTQSPINLSPTSIDLLQNETVPETQPPNDGPSASKPIKKRSYKKKTEADKALETVKRKQLKWTVPEELALARGWFQQSQHATLGNSQHRTHLWEAVSRVFHQEL encoded by the exons ATGCATCCTCATAACCGTGCTTATGACCCGAGCAACCCGTTtgcattccaagaaaataatcctagcccaccacccaatcgtccaatgccttgtccatttttcatacactcttctatgcccgttgaagcgagttatgcatcgtatatcgggaatcgtgtgtttactaacttcccacacaccgaCGATTCGATACCTACCCCATTTACACAATcgcccatcaacctttcaccaacctccatcgacctCTTACAAAACGAAACcgtccccgaaactcaaccacccaacgatggtccttccgcatcgaaacccatcaaaaagagaagctataagaaaaaaaccgaggcgGATAAAGCACTCGAAACCGTCAAACGAAAACAACTAAAATGGACCGTTCCTGAAGAACTTGCATTAGCGAGGGGTTGGTTTCAACAATCTCAACATGcaactttag gaaattctcaaCATCGAACCCATTTGTGGGAAGCGGTTAGTAGAGTATTCCATCAAGAATTGTGA